The window atcattttcactattttaatatggtttatactttcaAATCTAGAAAGGTTTTGACCTAAAATGTTTGTTTTCTTCAAACTTTGATGAATTTAAAAAAACACCATTAATTATGGACAATGTGTTAAATAACTCCACATATTTTGTTCTTTTTGTGATTATCTTTATTTACAAATATAGACATATGTCTTTACAAGTGTAGCACCATATCCTATATGAATATACATATTATATTAGATCAAAGTCTATATacaataaaattattaattatggACATCTATAAATTACAACCAAATTAATCAAGTCAAGGCGATGGCCCTCCCAAATACTGAAGCCACTCTTCGGGCGTCCCCTTTCTCATTTTTAGCATCTTAATCGCCATATTTGTTAAAGGTATTGCAACTATATCATAATCTTTAGGTGCCTACAAAATACCAAAGAAAACCAAACTGGTCACAACAACCTCTAAACTGACCCACACTGTCCGAGAAATATAATGTGAGATAAATCAGGTACACATCAGTCTGCTAGATGGCTACAATGAATCCAATCCACATTGGAATTAAGACTCTCACAATGTATTATGACAATTAgttttaaaaagtaaaaaaatttTAGACAAGTAATTGTTAAGGAAAGAAGAGAATACCTTTGGGGCCTTATGCAACTTCATGTTAGCTTCCTCGGGTGTTTTATGACCTTTCTTTGAGTTGCAACTCAAACAAGCAGTAGCCTATAAAGTAGAAAATCATAAATCTCATTACAATAGGTATTATATAAAAATTGGATGGAAAAGATTGGtgttacaaaaattaagtttaagtgtataaaaatcttttgTCTTACAAGattttcccatttccattctccACCTCGTGACATGGGTATGACATGATCAATAGTTAAGTTCATAGTAGAAGAACAATACCTGTTGATATTAGAAATAACATTTcagattttatttattattattatttttttttgcagATATTGGAAATTAAATGTGAGGTTACTTACTGGCAAGTAAAATTGTCACGAGCTAATACGTTTTTTCGGCTAAGCAAACTCACAAATCTTCTTCTCTTAACAACCTGAAGCAAATGTGGAACCTGATAGAAAAGAGATAATTTGAACATTCAAATTGCAAATAGATAGTGTTATGATTCTCATGAAGGATTAGTGAATTGATAATACAGTAGTATGTGATGAATAATGAATTACCCTTAAAACAGCAGGTATATAGAAGGATCCATTAGGAGAGTTCACAGTTTGATCATAATATTCAAGAACATCAGCCTGTGTATATGATACATTCACAGATTTCATACATAAGATCAATAATTTTCATGAATATTAGTCTATTAGATGATTACaagttttcatttttcaaatctCTAACCTTTTCCATGAACTCCAAACAAATGGCACGTTTCCAGCAGACAACATTTATAGGCCTAGAACAACAATCACAATCAGATCCAATCACTGTTATTACTATACAGTATTAAGAAGCCAATCAGAGATGTAGCTTAACTAACAGTCTAAAAGTAGGAAGAATCCACAGATACATGTTGATGTATGACAGCTTAACTAATAAGATTTCAGTCGCACCACATCAGATTAAACTAATATTGTATAAAAAAGGAAGATGAGAAGCACAAACCTGTACGAGATGTCCAAAACTAAACCTCTGAAACAAGACAGATTATCACTCTCATAATCAGGATCTCCCAACAGTTCATCATAAATAGCTTGCTGATCGACAATCGCGTCCTTTTCATTGCCTTTCATGCTCTTCGACTTGCTCCCAGACGCCGACGCGAAGACTCTAGTATCTCTGGTGGTACGATTTTGGGTATAATTGGTTAATGCCGTGATCTTCCGTTTGTCTGATAGTCTCAACCCCCTACAACTTCTGCCACCGTACAACGGAGCGCCGATGAtatcttttggctcaaaccctaccgacaTTTCGTCGACGATGAAGATCGGCTTCAGGCGACGGAGGGCGGTGAATTCCGCCATCAATAAAAGCGTTCTGGAGTGTGTTTGATCGATTCGAATCAAATTTCAACTGATTTAAAACATAATTCTCAGATCCTGACGAATTTGAACACCTTTTGTTGGAATGTGTAAGTAATTGAGTTGTGGAAGTCTTGTCTAAATCATTTTTTCCGGGAAAAATCTGTTACCACATATTCCCTCTTCCCAACTTCGAATATCTTCTGCCTTCACCCTCTGTGAAATTACTATTCAGTCCTTTGTGTCGCTCGATTTGGCTTACAATAataagtttttgttttttttttttaaagttgaagtGTTTAACCATATGatgtttttgatttttcatttatttcagaattcagatgcaaaatgtcattttttttaacataaaaaaatTAGCATGCATAGATGGCATTATACAAtaacttttcaaaataataatatattaatatttaaatataaaaaatatagaaTACTAAAAATGATTAATAAGACAGTATCTAATCGTGATCTTTGAATTGTATTGTATGATATTCGTATGTTTGTCAAATTCTTGAATGATATATTTAGGATATATGATCTGATATTCATAAGTTAAAAAACTTCAACAGACAAATTTAAAAGTAACTCATTTCACAAATTTccattatgttttattttatggGATCAATGATACTTAATAGACAATATTTTACAAACAACAACACAACAAACTAACTATTGTTAGGTATTTACCTATTCTAGTCATACATGTCTTAGACGTATGCCTAACTTAACATTATTACATATCAGTGGCGGAGCTAGAAATTTTTATATGGAGTACAAACATTATCAATAAATATTCTATTGTTAGGATATGTTTGTCGAATTCTTGAATAATATATTTAGGATATATGATCTATATTTTAAACAAATTTAAAAGTAAACTTATTTGACAAATTTTCGTCATGCTTTATTTAACGGGATCAATGATCCTTATATAGGCATTATTTTACAAACAACAACACAAAAGATTAACTATTGTTAGTTATTTACCTATTCTAGTCATACCTATGTTAGACATATATTTAACTATCCATCAGACCAACGTGTCatacacacaatacattactattATATATTTGACAAatatcaatatatcataactGTTTCATGTTTGATAGGTAATAATTGAATCGTACTTGAAGCAGTAGATTTGTGTTTGCTTTTATCTATTCCCCCATGTATCTCATATCTCATGTTGAAAAAATATCACCTATACTAGCCTTGAAAAGATAACCTAGTATTAACTTCTACCTTGTCTTTTTATGTTAGTAGAATTTACTTTATACATGTCCAAGGATTCCATTCAATCAATTTAACATTCAAGTTCATGTCCTACGATTGTCAATAATGGAATTCTCTCATTTATTATCCAATTCTAGTTCTTCTCTCGATCATAAGATACTTACTTAGATATCTTAAGAAAACCATGTATTTTAACCATTTAACTTTACCAAattgttatatatgtattgttaatTACACAAttcacacataaatataaatttgacTTGCTTATATCAAACATCAATAACTTCTCATAATGCAATAATCCATAAATTAAATATGGCATTGAGTACTAATAGTAATAATCATCCATTTATACCAACAACATCGTCCTTGCATCATTTACATGAACTAACAACTTACTTCAATATTTGTGATTCTTgactaaaaatgataaattgtttcACAGTTACAAGGGAACATGTTTACATTAATTCCTCATAATAGATAGTTAAATCATCCATGCAagcaaacttttaaaactaaggTTTCATAGACAAACTCAAATTGTCATGAATTTCACTATATAAAAAGAGAAGAAATGTGATTATACCTTGACTCTTCAACCTTGGTGTTAAGATTCTAGTAAAACACATTTGAATTCACCTAGAGAGAGcttccacacacacacatagagatgACAAATCGTGTTAGTGTTTCGTGTTTATgcctgacacgacacgacacgacaaa of the Lactuca sativa cultivar Salinas chromosome 6, Lsat_Salinas_v11, whole genome shotgun sequence genome contains:
- the LOC111905328 gene encoding uncharacterized protein LOC111905328, producing the protein MAEFTALRRLKPIFIVDEMSVGFEPKDIIGAPLYGGRSCRGLRLSDKRKITALTNYTQNRTTRDTRVFASASGSKSKSMKGNEKDAIVDQQAIYDELLGDPDYESDNLSCFRGLVLDISYRPINVVCWKRAICLEFMEKADVLEYYDQTVNSPNGSFYIPAVLRVPHLLQVVKRRRFVSLLSRKNVLARDNFTCQYCSSTMNLTIDHVIPMSRGGEWKWENLATACLSCNSKKGHKTPEEANMKLHKAPKAPKDYDIVAIPLTNMAIKMLKMRKGTPEEWLQYLGGPSP